TGATGAATTTGAAATCAACTGTCAGGAAAATATTTTTGTGGCTTAACTAACTGTCCAGAAAAGTGTGGCAGGATCAACCAGTCAAAGTAAAAGGGTAGACCTTGATATATGGTTCATCCGCAATGAAGTTCTAAAGAAGGATGTAGCCACTAAGCTTGATGTGACTCCTCAGAGGTTATCTCAAATACTGAATGGTAAATACACAAGACACTCAGTTTATAAAAAACTGTGCAATCTGGAACTGGATGATGAAGGTTTAAAACTGCCTGTTGATTTAATTCCCCTGCCAGCCAAAGCCCAAAAGACCGGGCCTAAAGCTAAGGACGGGGAAGTTTAATGCCTTATTCAAGTGCAATCCAAACGATGCCGCCCGATGCAAGTATTGAAATCGTACTAATCATCCTTTGCTGTCTTTTCGTTGCAGCTTTGATTGTTGGCGGTATTCTGTATTTTAAACATAAAAGAGAAGAATACGCTGTTAGCCTTCTCTCCACCAGTTTTTCCCGCAAACGCAAACGTTCTCCTCTTATCGAAAACGTATCCGTAGTCATGTCTGAAAAGATGAAGGATGAACTCCTGCGTGTTTCAGGCGGCCAGCAGTCCAAATACATTCGCGCTTCCGTGCGTCTGGCTCTCCCTGTGCTGAAAACTCACCCCAGCTTAATAGATATTCTGGAGAAGGAATAAGCGCAATGCTGAGTTTAACTTGTCTATTGCAATATTATCAACATGATAAACATATTTATTTGCCGAGTTTTATTTCTGGCCGGGAGTCGGGATTCATTCCGCTTTCCGGCGAGGAATAAAGCAAAACATAGCGGAGGTTTCCATGCTCATGAAAAGTTTATCGGGAGGTCGGTTATGCGCCGGATAGCTGTTTGTTTGTCAAAGGGGGGAGTCGGTAAAACAACAACCGCTGTGAATCTGGCTCATGGACTGGCGCGGCGGGGTAAATCCGTGGTGCTTGTGGATCTGGACACGCAGGGGCAGGTGAGTCGCTATTTCGGGCTTACCCCTGAATTTTGTCTGGCTGATGTGGTTCGCAATGTTCAGCTTAAAGATTGTTTGATACAGGCTCGGGAAAATTTGCAGGTTATAGCCGGGGGTGCGGATCTGGCTATTTTGAAGGAATGGATTTCAAACCGTTCCATGAAACGTGAGATGGCTCTTACAGAATTGCTTGAACCTCTTGAATCTATGAATTTTGATTATGTGATTTTTGATACATCGCCGGGTTGGGATGTGCTGAACGTAAACGTGTTCTTTTATGTAGATGAACTGCTGTGTCCTGTTTCGCTTATGGCCATGAGTCTGGATGGAGTTGCGGAGTTTGTTCAGAATCTTGAGCAGGTCCAGAAATACCGTCCGGATTTAATGATTGATTACATCGTCCCTACTTTTTTGGATCGTAGAGAGAAGCAGTGCGAAGAAGTGCATGATCTGCTTAAAAAGCACTTCGGAGATAAAGTGACCATGCCGATTCCTAAGAACGTCAGGGTGTCTGAATGTTTTGGTCACGCTAAGACTATTTATGAGTATGCTCCAAAATGTATAGGAGCCGGTATGTACGAAGAGCTGGCCTGTACGGTGGATGAATATGTCAGACGATAGAGAAAAGACTCCTGATCTTTTGGATACTGTTCTGGGCGGTCGAGGTGGCGGTACGCCGTCAGAGCGTCAAGACGACAAGGCGGTCAGTCGTCAGGACGTTAAACAGCTTGGACGTCGTGACGTCAAGACGTCAAAAGCTAAACCTTACAAATTGACTGTCTATGTAGATGAAGCAGTGAATGAAGATTTGGAGCTGATGCAGGTTAAGCTTAAGCGAACATTCGGAGTGGTGACTAAGTCCAAGTTAGTGGAAGGGGCTTTAAGGATTTGTCTGAAGGACATTGCGGCAAGTGGACTGGAAGCTCTTATAAGGGAGGATCATGACAAATAATCTTAACAGTAGGCGTAAGCGGCAGGCCATCACAAACAGACAGCTTCATGTTGTGCTGTCCATGGTTGGAACGGGGCTGGAGTTGATGGATGAGTCCTTTTGTAAATCCGCGCGCGGCCGTTCCTCTCTTGAGAAGATACATAAATGGTGTTTCGAGGCGCGGGACAGGCTTGATACTATTTCCAGTACCAGAGCGAACAAGGCTGTCAGCATGTCGTTCAGGCAGGTCAGGGATACTGTGGAAGTGATGTTTCCGGATGGTGAGTTCGGAGCTGAAGATTGGATGCACTACTGGCTGGCGGTTCATATGCTGGTTTGTGATGCGCTGATTACGAAGCTCCAGAAGGGCGGGAAAAAGCCGTGGCACTATTTGGAAATGTCGACTCTGTCTTTGATTAAGGATCTGGCCGGAGATAAAGAGCATGAATTGTATGAGTGTGGTGATGTTGCGGACACTGAGCCGTTGCTCGGAACCGTGGTCGGAATGGCATTAACCGATATCGTATGGAGTGAGTGATGAAAGGAAGTTATAATAAAAAGGCAATGGTTGATGATGTTGTGCTTGGTCCTTTGGCTGAATTTGAAAAGGAATATCCTCCCCTTATTCCCAGAGTTGAGGTTTCAGTGATCACTGCCGGACTCATCAAGCCCAAAACCATTGAGCATGATGAAGCCAAAAGGCAGGGGCCGCGAAAATTTTTGATGATTAACGGCAAGCGTTGTTATCCTGTCCGCTATTTTCTTGAATATCTTGAAAGAAAGGGCGTTCAAGTCGGTGAGATCAAGGCGTTTGGATGCTGAGTGTCTGTGTTGTCTTAAGTTGCATGGCTCTTTCTCTGAGTCCGTTGTTGCATAGATGGAGATAGCGGCGTGTGGTATTTATGTCATTGTGTCCCATTATGGTCATAAGCGAATAAATATCCATGCCGCGCTCCAGCAGGGAGGTTGCAAATTTATGGCGAAGGCCGTGAAAAGTTATTCTGAATCTTCGATCCGAGATTCCTTTATTAATGTTTGTCTTATCGCATATGTCAGTGAACATTCTGGTAATATGCCTCAAGTCGCGTTTGGCTTTGCCTCTGCCGGGGAAAACAAGGTCAACGCCGAATTCTTGAATGCGCTCTTGCAGAATCTGTTGAGCTGTGGGGTAGAGGATGCCAGCGTAGCTTTGGCGGGTTTTACCTTTGCTATCGAGAATAGTGACAGTCCAGCTTTCCTGATTAACTGTATATCCGCAGAGGCTGGCTATTTCGTTGCGCCGATATCCTTGATCCAACGTGCAGAGGATTACATCATGAAAATCAGGATGCTTTATTTTTGCATAGTTCAGAATCATATTTACTTCGGTGTCTGTGAGAACTCTCTGAATCTGGTTGTTCACTTTGGGCGGCTTGATTCCGCGCTGGTAGCGTTTGGACATACTGGCCGGATTGTATCCTTCGAAGATCATAATGTCGGGATTGTTATCAAAGAGCGGTGTGTTGGCCGCATAGTTGAACATGGATCTGATGAGAGTGAGGCATTGCATGACAGTGGCAGGGGCGAGAGGTTCATGATTAATAGGAGAACGTGGATTAGTCAGCAGAGTTTCTTTCAGCAGTTCGATATCTGCCTTAGTGATGTTAACAAGTTTTCTTCCCGAGTATTGCGGCAGAAGGTGCTTTCTCAGTCTATACTGATCAGCCTTCCAGGAACCGGGCTTATTTGTTTTGGCCCATTCGATATATCTATGAGCGATCTCATCAAACATAACTTCTGCCGGAGCGTTGGCTTGCGTTTCAGCTATTTTCTTTCTGGAACTGTCAGTGCGCATTTCCTCCAGAGTCTTCGGTCCTTCACCGATTTCGTTATTCTGCTTAATTTTCGCAAGGAGATCGGCAACGGAAGTTGTAGTCCATCCTTCAGAGGTCCAGCCGACGGCTTCCTCAATTTGTTTTCCTCCTTTATTTTTTCTGTATCTGATGACATAATATCTGTCAGGACGGCGACCCCACTTGCGAGTGGAATGCTCTCTGTATCTGATGCCGAGATAGCCTGTATTTACCCATTTCATAACTGCTCCTTGT
The window above is part of the Maridesulfovibrio ferrireducens genome. Proteins encoded here:
- a CDS encoding ParA family protein, whose amino-acid sequence is MRRIAVCLSKGGVGKTTTAVNLAHGLARRGKSVVLVDLDTQGQVSRYFGLTPEFCLADVVRNVQLKDCLIQARENLQVIAGGADLAILKEWISNRSMKREMALTELLEPLESMNFDYVIFDTSPGWDVLNVNVFFYVDELLCPVSLMAMSLDGVAEFVQNLEQVQKYRPDLMIDYIVPTFLDRREKQCEEVHDLLKKHFGDKVTMPIPKNVRVSECFGHAKTIYEYAPKCIGAGMYEELACTVDEYVRR
- a CDS encoding tyrosine-type recombinase/integrase; the protein is MKWVNTGYLGIRYREHSTRKWGRRPDRYYVIRYRKNKGGKQIEEAVGWTSEGWTTTSVADLLAKIKQNNEIGEGPKTLEEMRTDSSRKKIAETQANAPAEVMFDEIAHRYIEWAKTNKPGSWKADQYRLRKHLLPQYSGRKLVNITKADIELLKETLLTNPRSPINHEPLAPATVMQCLTLIRSMFNYAANTPLFDNNPDIMIFEGYNPASMSKRYQRGIKPPKVNNQIQRVLTDTEVNMILNYAKIKHPDFHDVILCTLDQGYRRNEIASLCGYTVNQESWTVTILDSKGKTRQSYAGILYPTAQQILQERIQEFGVDLVFPGRGKAKRDLRHITRMFTDICDKTNINKGISDRRFRITFHGLRHKFATSLLERGMDIYSLMTIMGHNDINTTRRYLHLCNNGLRERAMQLKTTQTLSIQTP